ttccaaaggagaaaaaaaaaaaaattgtgcaggGGCGGGGTAGGGGGGGGAACCAGCCCCCAAACTAAAAAAGCTACTTCTTGGTTGATGACTGGCCTATTCAAGAGAAGAGGGATCAGACTTGCAGACGCTTCCAGGCTCTGTTTGCCGAGTAGGCAAGGAGTGAGTTCATGTCTTCCCTTATGATGCCTCTGTAAGAGTTGACCTGAGTAACACGCGGCAAGCAAATGATCTTATGTCTCTGTTGAGTTGGGTTTGGCAGGCAGCATTGTGTTGAGGCAGCGCAAAGGGTGAATGCTTGTTTTTTGGGTGACGCTTTTTTtgtatcttctgtttctttcctttgttgtCCTATCCTTTTAACTTCTGCCCtttctttatgttttcttctctattcTCTTCCTGCTGAAGTGACTGTTGTATGCTGGAGCCTTTCAGAAATAGATGTTGTGCCTAGTACCTACCCGTGGGTATTTAAGGCCATGACTTTGATTACAAAAGTCTCCTTGTGTTAGTTCTGGTGAATATATTCCTTCTTTGAATGTCTGGATATGAAATAGATCATAATGTTCCCATTTTCAGCTGCGGTTTTCATGAAAAGTAGAAATTTTTTAAGCTCTCTCAGCTGTTTAACTCTTGGTGGGTAACATGAGGAGAGTGAAACTGGCCAGGAAAGCATGTGTGTTGTGTGGTGAAAATGAGGGTCCTGAGTCCTTTATTGTATTTGAACTCGTTCTATTTAAAAACCCGGTAGGAAGAATCATACTAAATGGGAGGTTGGGTCCCCCTAGGACCTCTCTGTGATACTAGTTTTAGAGGGTTTTAAATTGAGTCTGAAGGGATGCAAActctaaaaaaatctttgcttcttttcttcccccttccccttttctctttaaacaggAATTTTTGCTTATCTAAACTACAGAGTGCCTCGGACTCggaaggaaatatttgaaaCCCTGATAAAAGGATTACAGAGACTGGAATACAGAGGATATGACTCTGCAGGTATGTAAACTAACtcaacaaattaattttagcaACCAATAGCTACTTATGTGACTTTTTAGGTACTTTCAACTTCTGcatgttgggtttttctttttttatcctgcAGATTGAAAGATCAGAACTAATTACCTTGATTCTTGGAGTTGAAGAAGACTTCAACTTTCCTCAGGACTTTAAATTGGGTGTTTAGCTCTGTAATCAGATGGTGGTTGAGGTTTAGTACACgtaagcaaagcaaacaggGTGTGAGGAAGAAGACCTCCATACAGGGTCATGTAGTTTTTGCCTCAGCCTTTTTTGTACGTGTGAGTCCCAGTGAAAGGATGAGAAAGATTAAACTTGTCTTTAAATTTGAGTTGGCTAATTTCATCAGGCAAAATATATCAGTCTGTCCTCAAGCAAAATTTGAGATGGCTCATGTATATTTTCATCTATGCAGTGGATACAGACTTCATCGAGTTGAATTGAACATACACAGGTCTAGCGACAGACTTCAAGTATATCCCTTTGaaggataatttaaaaatagttgttttaCTAGTGTGTGcttgtctgtattttctcagcctttttttcagCCAGTGTATTTCATGCTTTAAATAACACTTGTGACTGTGTCCTATACTGTAGGAGTGGCAATTGatggaaataataatgaagATAAAGAAAGGTTCATCAAACTAGttaagaaaagaggaaaagtaaagGCCCTGGAAGAAGAGTTGTACAGTAAGTGTCTCGAAAATTACCCCTTTACTTTGGCCTCCCAGGCAGATATCTGCATCTCAACAGAAAGTCAGACCATGAAATTAGGGTTATGATCTTGAACCAGAAATAACTGCGTTGTGTAATCCAATGGCAGTTAAATTGTTTGTGCCCCCCAAATCTGCACTTGAAAAGCAAGCTGATCTTCAGGTGTAGTGCTGTGAAATTATCAGTCTACTCTGTCCTCTTTTTGTTGCTTATTTGTTCAAGACCTGGGCTCCCTTGGTGCTTTACTCAGATGATTTCTGTGCTTGGTAGCTGAAACATCGAAACATGGATTCTGACAACTTACGAGCATTTAAGCAGCTGGCCGTTGTCACAATCTGCTTTATGCAGTGCTTCCATCTGTGAAGAACTGAAGTTGTGTCTTAATACATTTACATTATAATTTGTAGGAATGAGGTCTGTTAGCGTACCTGTTAGTATTGGCTGAAAAAGCTCGTCTTGGCAAACAGAGTTTTAATCACAGTAGCTTGAACTATCTGAAGTGTAATGTCAGGAAAGCAAATGGTTTAAAAGAAAGCCAGAAGATAACTTCTAGATTTTTCCCTGTAGGAATTCTCTTAGTGCTTTActagttgtgtgtgtgtgagagagagactCAACTTTAAAGATTCAGTAAACCAAATTTCTTGTGTGTAGAACAAGATGACCTGGattcaaaagcagaatttgaaacACACTTTGGAATTGCTCATACTCGCTGGGCGACCCATGGAGTACCGAGCGCAATAAACAGTCACCCTCAGAGATCAGATAAAAGGAATGGTATGTAATCTCTGCAGCACTCTGGAACTGTATGAATTTGAAACGATTCAATCCACGTAGTACATATGTTCTCTGTTCTTACTAGTGTTATGGTGTCTATTTAGTATACTAGGGCTAAGCTGTTGCCATTCTATCTAGGTTAGACACTTTTGCAATAAAATGGCCTCTTCTGAGGCTAAAGTAACACTGTAAAAGATTAATGagatctgttctctgaaaattaATGCAAGTTAGTCAAAGTACAtcattcttgttttaaaaggtAAGACTCCGAAAATGTAAATGCATCAATATTGTCTGGGCTGGAAAAGGGAGATTTCGTATCACTTTTCACTTGAGATGGCTTGGTGCTATTCTGCTGGGTGTAGTTTAAAACTGTCTTAACGATTTGGAACAACCTTTGTATGCCTTCAGAATTTGTAAGCTTCTGCTGTCCACGTTGTGATAAACTGTAGGTCTGAAAGCTATAGCAGGTAGTTTCTAGTGTACTTctaagcttttttcccctctaatttTGTGTTCTGAGttaaatatcttaatttttcattactgaTGAATAtatctatttttccttttagaattCGTTGTTATCCATAATGGAATCATCACAAATTATAAGGACCTGAGAAAATTTCTGGTGAGTCTGTGGCAACTTGATTCTAAAACTAGAAAGTAAATGCTCCACCAACTACCATCAGATCTGTCATGACTACTTTGGAATCTGAATTCAAGTTTCTTGATATAATCTATAAAGTAGTAGTGTGAAGGAGTCTGCCTAATAAAGATGCTCGGGAGCTGGTGAAGTGCAATATGTTCTTGTAATCCTAAATGCAAAGTACTTATGAGTAGAGTAGCAATTTGCGCTCAAAGTCTTTGAGAGTGTGTGTGGAGTGGGCTCCCTCCTGTCTCTTGTTGCTTGACAGATGCTAAGCAAGTCTTACTACATGTCTTAATAGAGTATTTCTGAAAGAGTAGCTATGACAGGATAAGTCTTTATATTTTGTCTATAGTGATATATATCCACTAGTCCAGTGTAGTGCTCCAAGCAGTCTGTCTTACTGTGCAGTTTCTGGTGGGAGGCAGCTGAGAGGCTCTTCAGTGTTTCTTGCCTGAGGATGAAAACACCTTTTACTCTTCTATATGATATTTCAGGAGAGCAAAGGCTATGAATTCGAATCTGAAACGGATACAGAAACGATCCCCAAACTGATCAAATACATGTATGACAACAGAGAGAGTGAGGACACCAGTTTTTCAGCCTTGGTAGAAAGAGTTATTCAACAGTTGGTAAGTGGGAAGTTCCTTCTTTCCTGTACTACAGTATAAGCTATTTGTGGGGTTCCTTAGTATTCTGCATTTATGCATTTAGATCTTCTGCAGGATTCCTTAGAAGGTGCTGCAAATAACGCTTTGTGGCCTCTAAACAATGCTTAATAGACCAAGAAATGAGATTAAAATTTTGGAAACTTCAAAGGCTTTTCAATAGTAAATCTTTAAATAGCATTAGCAGtgctttttgtttggtggtttgttttttttctttttttcttttttttttttttaagcaagaggTTATCGCAGTTTAATGAAGCAgcttaattaaaagaaattaataggaGCCTCTGGGGGTTGAAATCTCTCATAAAGGGCAGTGTGTTCTTAAAGGCTATTCTGATCATGTTAAAACACTGCTGTGATTCAAGTTTGTCTAATAATATGCCTTGGCTCCCATATTTGGAAATAGATCTAACAAGCTGTACTGATTGATGGCATAGCTGGTTTCCAAACTGTGAAGTGGGAATCTACTGTTACTTAGTATATGAACGCTTAAAAACTTTGACAGATGCATTGCAAACTTGGAGAaagcttgctttgtttcctcCCCCAGTCTCCGGGCAGatgttttccctctccttcctgcagTTTCTGACACTCTTTTcacctcccctttctcctctctaaAGCAGCTCTGTAGGATTCCCCTAGAGCAGGGCTGGAATACACACGAAGTAAAGACCTGTATGGGTCAAGAGGGAATAGTGGTGCAGCTACTTAGTTGAGGGGAAGGGTGACTTCACCTGACCGCAGAACAAGAGGAGAGTAGTCTAACTGGAGTCCCTGCGAGAGGAGTGAATGTTACTGtctctcttctgtttgcaaGGTGGGGGGGCTTTTGCTCCTGCTTTTGGAATATTCCTCACGATTGCAAGCTGTGTTAATACTATAGAGTGGTTGATTGTGTGTTCCTGTTTTTGTTCTTGTGTTGtggattttggtttgtttttggtggaggggttgggtttgttttttggtttgttttggttttttttttttggaaatacaTAAGTCAGAATTTGCTGCTTAAACTAGAAGTAGTAACTCCAAAATTTTAGCTAAAAATGCATGACAGAATGCAGCTACATGCACATTCTTATTAAAAGTCTTACTAAAAGTAAATGTCTAACAGTCTTCATGTTGATTACGAGTAACATCTTGGAGATTTTCTTAGCCCTTGCATTAGAAggtattgcttttatttataaagtgaGGCTAAGTGCTCACTTCCTGATCCTTCAGCTGTTGCACTGTTATGTGCATGTTAGCTTGTTTGCTCCATGACCAATTCCTTTAAAGGTGCAGTCTGCCCTCCAGGAAGAGATTCCTGATAGTAGTAAAGAGCTTTCCTTCACAGCCCCCTCAGGAAGAGGGGCCCCAGTTTAATGAGATGCCACCAATTGAGATAAGTtgtttaggaattttttttttccctctcttctgttTGCATCGTTTCCAGGAAGGTGCTTTTGCATTGGTTTTCAAGAGCATCCATTACCCAGGTGAAGCTGTTGCTACCAGGTTAGTAAAAGTCCATTTTATACATAATTCGTGCttttttaggttaaaaaaatgctgacatCTCTtacaaaaacccaacccccccaaaaactAGAATACTGATGTTTAAAGTGCTTAATTAACCAAAACTCAGAAGGTAGATAGTTGCACTAGTGGAATCCTTGTGAAGTGCAGCAAAGCTCTGCTGAGCATCTTTTCAACTgactattaaataaaatttaatttaagctGTACTGACTGCAGGTCACAGaatttccagaggcttgtgttGTTCCTCTATAATCTTTAActtgattttgtttaataaattaGCTGTGACTACTCACTTTTTGAGGATGTGAAGACAGTAGTGAAAAGTAATCAGATGATGTTTTCTTGCTTCATGCAAATACACTTTCGGTTGGAGATTGTCCAAATGACACACTCAGAAGAACAACTCATTCCCATAGTCTGTCCTTTTATCTGTTACAGTGTGTCAATAAAGAAGCTCAGTGTATCTCTGTTTCTAAAGTGGCATTAAGAGCGTGCTAACATTTTTCCTGTATcaaaaaggggagggaaagggtaTGGTTCAATTTTACTTCACATTGAATAAAGAATGAGATAAGTATGTTCAGGTTGGCTAAAATGCCATCATACTAATAGGTTATACAAATAGTGTTCTATAGCTGTCATAGCATTTATGAGTTTTTTCTGTGTAAGTTAACTTTCAGGAAATGTAAAGATATTAAAGTAGCAGTGGGAATAAAGACTGTTTTATACTACAACCAAAAAGCACGTTGCTTCTGTGGTCTAAAATGGGACTATATTAAAATTGTGAAAAAGCCAGCTGTACCATCACTCTAACTGGAGAACATCTTCTGAAATGAACTATTCTATATGTGgttcaggtttgggtttttaggAGTGAGGGGATTAAGAGAAGCTAAACTTGTAATCTGAGGTGGTGGGGGGTGAATTACTCTCTTATTCCtgtgaggtggtttttttttttttctttagtaagcTCTTCAGTGTGACACATGAcccatataattaaaaaatgatctTAATATTCTACAGTTTCAGAGGTGCAGTAGTGATGGTTgacatttctgaatttaaaaggcTAAAGAGTGGAACAGTATTTCAATAGTAAAGAGCACTGGAGCTTATTGCTGGCTTGCTTCAGAGGCAgagttttttaaactttgtctaaaagttttaaactttgttttaaactttgtttaaaaacgGTATTCAGATTGGTGCCTGTGCTAAGCTGTTTCGTGAttactggaaggaaaacaactaGTTCATATACGTTTTCCTCTACCTGGGTGTAGTTCATGGGGAATGAATCACCAAGGCATGTAGTACTTATTTGTATAATATTTGGCGAATCTTACAGAAGCAAGCCAAGTTTATATAACTCCTGCCATGTAATGGCTTTAGGATCAGGGTTGAGGAGGAGCTTCCTATTTAGGAAGCTAGATGAGATATTGTCTTTCAACTTCAGAGATGTCCTTTGACTTCTTTGTATGCACCTTTCTCTTTATAAATTTGCGTGTTTTCCATTTGTAGGAGAGGGAGTCCTTTGCTCATTGGAGTTAGGAGCAAGTACAAGCTCTCTACTGAACAGATTCCTGTTTTATATAGAACATGTAAGTTGATAAATCCAATTACGTTATTTTTAAGAACTAAAATTATTGTTACTTTATGATTAGAAATTAGGTTAATTGGTCTTTGTACTAGAAAACTACCAGCTGATGCCCCAAATAGCTTCTTAGCTGAGgatgatatatttttatactaCTGAATGCGTAGTTCATGTAAAAGTCCCATCCCCCAAAATACTTGTGTAACTGTGATACCTTGAACCTGTATAGTCTGTAATCTCTAACTTGAACAGATCtgtttttgctttcaaagtgtCTCATTTCTTTAATAGGCAACATTGAGAATGTGAAGAACATATGCAATTCACGAATGAAAAGACTGGACAGCTCTACTTGCCTTCATGCTGTTGGGGATAAGGCAGTAGAATTCTTCTTTGCTTCAGATGCAAGGTAGTAAAAGTATTTAAACGTTtctcaaaaatactgtttttcgTTTAGAAGTGAGAGAGTTCTGGAAATCTTACGCTGTCTTGCTGCTGTACAATTGTTCCCTGATAGAATAGCTTCTAATCCAGGTTAACTTGATAAAGCCCCCAGGCTAAGGTACTTGAAAAATGTGAAGGCTTTACATCAGCATTTGAACTGCAAACAAGTGCAATATCTGGCAATTGTTAACCTCTGTGTAAAATACATCCAGTGTAGGAAGGTAAGTTGGGTACAAATAGACACTATCAGCTGAGTATTTGGGCAGACTATAGGTTAGTCTGGGTTTTGGCATTTTAATCCAGCTATCAGAGGAGGAAATAGTGGTGTGGTTCCAAATTTAGCAGGAATGTGGATGTCAGGTACGCGTTTATCTCGGAAACAAGATCGTGACCTTAGGGATCCATCAGGGACACTGGGAGGCAAGATCAGATCAGCAGGAACTTGCTGATGCGAGATGCCGTGGTTCCCAAGCCTTCTGCTCCAGGTTCCTGTGAGagtgcaggaggagcagcagatgGAGCCATTTCCTTTAAGATGGCTTTATCTGTCGTTATGTCCAAAAGGAAGATAGAAGGGGAGCTGGAAGTGCTGTGTGGCATATTTAATTGCTTTGAGGAGTGCTGCTACCAACTCTTACTGACGTGTCAGGTTTgtcttgcttctgttttttctgtagtgCTATCATTGAGCACACCAACAGAGTAATTTTCTTAGAAGATGATGACATTGCAGCAGTAACTGATGGGAAGCTTTCAATTCACCGTCTCAAGCGTTCAGCTAGTGATGATCCTTCCCGGGCCATTCAGACCTTGCAGATGGAATTGCAGCAAATCATGAAGGGTGGGTTGAAACATCTGTAAACGACTGTCATCAAAGATGGATAGTTACTGACTGTTTGTGTAGTAGATAAGGCAGAAAACTGCTAATTTGTTGTGAAAATGACTTTGTTTGTATTGGGAGCTGACAATTCCAAGCTTTAAGACCAAGGGAAGATGGGCGGTATGGGACCCTACCCATTTTTAGCCTTGGAAAAGTCCTAGATACTTCTACTCATCTCAATATTTAGTGAATATATAACTAATGTTAACATGTTGTTGTAGTTATTGGCAAACTTTGGCTGTAAACTAAGAACTGaagtgaaatacagaagtttCCTTAAAAAGGAATTCAGTTACCTTGTCAGTGTTGGGAAATGAAACCAACCAAATAGAGCCAACTATCaatccctcctttcttctcaccTATTCCTAAGCTTTTGTTTAAGCTAACACAGTCAACTTAAATTAGCTTGTGACCACTAGTTGTCTTAAAAGTAATCTCTTTATAACTGTGATAAACTTCAAATAACAAACCTAAGCATTACCATGTAATGTTTTTTCTAAGCAGGTAACTTCAGTGCAttcatgcaaaaagaaatttttgaacAACCAGAATCCGTTGTCAATACGATGAGAGGCAGGGTGAACTTCGAGAGCAGCACAGGTAACTCGGAACAGGTGTTCAAGCTGCAGTAAGGCTGCAAATTTTGAACATATTAACTAGAAAATAAAGTACACCATTGatacatgctttttttgtttgtttgcttacaGTTCTGCTGGGGGGGCTGAAGGATCAtctgaaagaaatcagaagatgCCGAAGACTGATCATTATTGGCTGTGGGACCAGTTACCACGCTGCAGTAGCTGTATGTTCAGCCTTAGCTGAAATGCATATATAACTCCTAGTTGCTGGGTCTTTAGACAACAGCTCTTCTTCTGTATCTCAGACTTTGCCTTTCATTGA
This portion of the Gymnogyps californianus isolate 813 chromosome 14, ASM1813914v2, whole genome shotgun sequence genome encodes:
- the GFPT2 gene encoding glutamine--fructose-6-phosphate aminotransferase [isomerizing] 2 isoform X2; this encodes MCGIFAYLNYRVPRTRKEIFETLIKGLQRLEYRGYDSAGVAIDGNNNEDKERFIKLVKKRGKVKALEEELYKQDDLDSKAEFETHFGIAHTRWATHGVPSAINSHPQRSDKRNEFVVIHNGIITNYKDLRKFLESKGYEFESETDTETIPKLIKYMYDNRESEDTSFSALVERVIQQLEGAFALVFKSIHYPGEAVATRRGSPLLIGVRSKYKLSTEQIPVLYRTCKTKIICLISLIGNIENVKNICNSRMKRLDSSTCLHAVGDKAVEFFFASDASAIIEHTNRVIFLEDDDIAAVTDGKLSIHRLKRSASDDPSRAIQTLQMELQQIMKGNFSAFMQKEIFEQPESVVNTMRGRVNFESSTVLLGGLKDHLKEIRRCRRLIIIGCGTSYHAAVATRQVLEELTELPVMVELASDFLDRNTPVFRDDVCFFISQSGETADTLMALRYCKERRALTVGITNTVGSSISRETDCGVHINAGPEIGVASTKAYTSQFVSLVMFGLMMSEDRISLQKRRQEIISGLKSLPEMIKEVLSLDEKIHDLALELYKQRSLLVMGRGYNYATCLEGALKIKEITYMHSEGILAGELKHGPLALIDKQMPVIMVIMKDPCFTKCQNALQQVTARQGRPIILCSKEDTESSKFAYKTIELPHTVDCLQGVLSVIPLQLLSFHLAVLRGYDVDFPRNLAKSVTVE
- the GFPT2 gene encoding glutamine--fructose-6-phosphate aminotransferase [isomerizing] 2 isoform X1; translation: MCGIFAYLNYRVPRTRKEIFETLIKGLQRLEYRGYDSAGVAIDGNNNEDKERFIKLVKKRGKVKALEEELYKQDDLDSKAEFETHFGIAHTRWATHGVPSAINSHPQRSDKRNEFVVIHNGIITNYKDLRKFLESKGYEFESETDTETIPKLIKYMYDNRESEDTSFSALVERVIQQLEGAFALVFKSIHYPGEAVATRRGSPLLIGVRSKYKLSTEQIPVLYRTCNIENVKNICNSRMKRLDSSTCLHAVGDKAVEFFFASDASAIIEHTNRVIFLEDDDIAAVTDGKLSIHRLKRSASDDPSRAIQTLQMELQQIMKGNFSAFMQKEIFEQPESVVNTMRGRVNFESSTVLLGGLKDHLKEIRRCRRLIIIGCGTSYHAAVATRQVLEELTELPVMVELASDFLDRNTPVFRDDVCFFISQSGETADTLMALRYCKERRALTVGITNTVGSSISRETDCGVHINAGPEIGVASTKAYTSQFVSLVMFGLMMSEDRISLQKRRQEIISGLKSLPEMIKEVLSLDEKIHDLALELYKQRSLLVMGRGYNYATCLEGALKIKEITYMHSEGILAGELKHGPLALIDKQMPVIMVIMKDPCFTKCQNALQQVTARQGRPIILCSKEDTESSKFAYKTIELPHTVDCLQGVLSVIPLQLLSFHLAVLRGYDVDFPRNLAKSVTVE